In Rhizobium lusitanum, a genomic segment contains:
- a CDS encoding hybrid-cluster NAD(P)-dependent oxidoreductase has translation MDTRSPQTPALTAAPHDTWNPEQDDALLCLDVQAETHDVKTFTFASRDGKRFAFKAGQYFLFDLDHNGDAESRCYSISSSPHRTNAFSVTVKRVPGGRISNWLHDTLIPGATIRANGPLGHFVRPPGRKLLLLSGGSGITPVMSMVRELVDSCDPADVVFMHAARTPQDLIFRDELAGIARKLKGLRLHFLPESVVGEPSWSGLTGRISIDYVRLAVPDIADRIVMCCGPAPFMVAARHIATELGVADANYLEESFDAAVIDDPAIPVVPEAAAKTFQVTFSKQSRSIEVAGEQTVLSCAKKAGVRIPSSCANGVCGTCKSKLTSGSVDMSHNGGIRQREIDAGFFLPCCSKPLSDLVIER, from the coding sequence ATGGATACTAGGAGCCCACAGACCCCGGCATTGACCGCCGCCCCTCACGACACCTGGAATCCGGAACAAGATGACGCCCTCTTATGTCTGGATGTCCAAGCAGAGACGCACGACGTCAAGACGTTCACCTTCGCATCTCGCGACGGGAAGCGTTTCGCATTCAAGGCGGGCCAATATTTCCTGTTCGACCTAGACCATAATGGAGATGCTGAAAGCAGATGTTACAGCATCTCGTCCTCGCCGCACCGGACCAATGCTTTTTCGGTGACGGTGAAACGGGTTCCCGGCGGCAGAATTTCCAATTGGCTGCATGACACGCTCATCCCGGGAGCAACGATCAGGGCGAACGGCCCGCTTGGCCATTTCGTCAGGCCGCCAGGCCGCAAACTTCTCCTGCTCTCTGGCGGCTCCGGCATTACGCCGGTGATGTCGATGGTGCGCGAACTTGTCGACAGTTGCGATCCCGCTGATGTTGTCTTCATGCATGCTGCCCGGACGCCGCAGGACCTGATCTTTCGCGACGAACTGGCCGGCATCGCGCGAAAACTGAAAGGCCTTCGCCTGCATTTTCTTCCGGAGAGCGTAGTGGGTGAACCGTCTTGGTCAGGTCTGACTGGCCGCATTTCGATCGACTACGTACGGCTTGCGGTTCCCGATATCGCGGATAGAATCGTGATGTGCTGCGGCCCAGCCCCGTTCATGGTAGCGGCGCGCCACATCGCCACCGAACTCGGCGTCGCTGACGCGAACTATCTCGAGGAAAGTTTCGACGCCGCGGTTATCGACGACCCGGCAATTCCAGTCGTTCCAGAGGCGGCCGCGAAGACTTTCCAGGTCACATTCTCGAAACAGTCCCGTAGCATCGAGGTGGCCGGCGAACAGACCGTACTCTCCTGCGCGAAGAAAGCTGGGGTGAGAATACCATCATCCTGTGCGAACGGTGTCTGCGGCACCTGCAAGTCGAAGCTCACCTCCGGCTCCGTCGACATGAGCCACAATGGCGGAATACGCCAGAGGGAAATCGATGCGGGTTTCTTCCTTCCCTGCTGTTCCAAGCCACTCAGCGACCTCGTCATCGAACGTTGA
- a CDS encoding aromatic ring-hydroxylating oxygenase subunit alpha: MLNRLPSSISALLTARADGHSLPAGLYTREDVFEADLDVFFHQHWICVGVDCDVPEPGDATVVDIGKTSLILLRDDDGDIRVLHNVCRHRGSRLLNPGKTIVSKLVCPYHTWTYELTGELSYAPHMGKDFDKDCHSLKSVTFRSIGGLIYVCLSDNPPEDIALLEQTMIERLAPYDIRNAKVAYQTDVIEDGNWKLTMENNRECYHCSANHPELCVSFVDLDFGFDPETLSPEDREQAEEHSRLYEERTKAWEADGYPSTAVEQLGDCATNFRTQRLIIAGAGESQTHDATTASSKLLGHMTRKDLGNTHLWGHNSWNHFMGDHAVVATVIPLSAGKTLVRTKWLVHKDAVEGVDYDLDKLTDVWIATTDQDADLVARSHAGTLDPAYQPGPYSRFTETNLDKFATWYIDRMRAHGY; encoded by the coding sequence ATGCTAAATAGGCTTCCTTCTTCCATCTCGGCGCTACTGACCGCCCGCGCCGACGGACACTCATTGCCGGCGGGCCTCTACACGCGCGAAGATGTCTTCGAGGCGGATTTGGACGTCTTCTTTCATCAGCACTGGATCTGCGTCGGCGTCGACTGCGACGTGCCGGAACCAGGTGACGCCACCGTCGTCGATATCGGCAAGACCAGTCTCATTCTTCTGCGGGACGATGATGGAGACATCCGGGTTCTGCACAATGTCTGCCGCCATCGCGGGTCCCGTCTGCTTAATCCGGGCAAGACGATCGTCTCGAAGCTCGTGTGCCCGTACCACACCTGGACTTACGAACTGACGGGAGAGCTCAGCTATGCGCCTCATATGGGCAAGGATTTCGATAAGGACTGTCACAGCCTGAAATCCGTCACCTTCAGGTCGATCGGCGGGCTCATCTATGTCTGTCTTTCCGACAATCCGCCCGAAGACATTGCTCTGCTTGAGCAGACGATGATCGAGCGCCTCGCCCCTTATGATATCCGCAACGCCAAGGTCGCCTATCAGACCGACGTCATTGAGGACGGCAACTGGAAGCTCACGATGGAAAACAATCGTGAATGCTACCACTGTTCGGCAAATCATCCGGAGCTCTGCGTCTCCTTCGTCGATCTCGATTTTGGCTTCGACCCCGAGACGCTAAGTCCCGAGGATCGCGAACAGGCCGAGGAGCATTCCAGGCTCTATGAAGAGCGCACAAAGGCATGGGAGGCAGACGGCTATCCCTCGACCGCCGTCGAGCAACTCGGCGACTGCGCCACGAACTTCAGGACCCAGCGCCTGATCATCGCTGGAGCCGGCGAATCCCAGACCCACGATGCCACGACCGCATCCTCGAAGCTGCTGGGCCACATGACCCGCAAAGATCTCGGCAACACGCATCTGTGGGGACATAATAGCTGGAACCATTTCATGGGTGACCATGCCGTGGTGGCGACCGTCATTCCACTCTCCGCTGGCAAGACCCTGGTCAGAACCAAGTGGCTCGTACACAAGGATGCCGTCGAGGGCGTGGACTACGATCTCGATAAGCTTACGGACGTGTGGATCGCGACCACGGATCAGGACGCCGACCTCGTTGCGCGTTCCCATGCCGGCACGCTCGACCCGGCATATCAGCCGGGACCGTACTCGCGGTTTACAGAAACGAATCTCGACAAGTTCGCCACCTGGTACATCGATCGGATGCGCGCCCATGGATACTAG
- a CDS encoding quaternary amine ABC transporter ATP-binding protein codes for MAEQHFGGIKIRHLYKIFGPNPMAYVDAVQKGLTKAELNEKHGHVLGLRDINIEISSGCIQVIMGLSGSGKSTLIRHINRLIDPTAGEVLVDGVDVVKMNEAELRTFRRHQTAMVFQKFALLPHRNVLDNTMFGLEVQGLDRSKARDVAMRWLERVGLRGFEQKYPNQLSGGMQQRVGLARALSNDAPVLLMDEAFSALDPLIRMDMQTVLLDIQKEIKKTIVFITHDLDEALRLGDQIAILRDGEIIQQGTSQDIVLRPADEYVANFVKEVNRGRVVHVEAVMRPFQAGTASSGARIAAGSTVEEAMRLLTSSPDGDVVVTSATGDAVGLINLRELAGAMVNSHTFAPPAVAAQ; via the coding sequence ATGGCTGAGCAACATTTCGGCGGGATCAAGATCCGCCACCTGTACAAGATTTTCGGCCCCAATCCGATGGCTTATGTCGATGCCGTTCAGAAAGGGCTGACGAAAGCCGAATTGAACGAAAAACATGGACATGTGCTGGGCCTGAGAGACATCAATATCGAGATCTCGTCGGGCTGCATCCAGGTCATCATGGGTCTTTCCGGCTCGGGAAAGTCGACCCTCATTCGGCACATCAACCGGTTGATCGACCCGACCGCCGGCGAGGTGCTGGTTGACGGCGTGGATGTCGTCAAGATGAACGAAGCCGAACTGCGCACCTTTCGCCGCCATCAGACGGCGATGGTCTTCCAGAAATTTGCGCTGCTACCGCATCGCAACGTCCTCGACAACACGATGTTCGGCCTCGAAGTCCAGGGTCTCGATCGGTCGAAGGCCCGCGACGTCGCCATGCGATGGCTGGAACGCGTTGGGTTGCGGGGCTTCGAGCAAAAGTATCCCAATCAGCTTTCCGGCGGCATGCAGCAGCGTGTTGGCCTGGCGCGCGCCCTTTCCAACGATGCCCCGGTCCTGCTGATGGACGAGGCTTTTTCGGCACTCGATCCGCTGATCCGCATGGACATGCAGACGGTTCTCCTCGACATCCAGAAAGAGATCAAGAAAACCATCGTCTTCATTACCCACGATCTCGACGAAGCGCTTCGCCTGGGTGACCAGATCGCCATCCTGCGCGATGGCGAAATCATCCAGCAAGGTACAAGCCAGGACATCGTCCTGAGGCCGGCCGACGAATACGTTGCCAATTTCGTCAAGGAGGTCAATCGCGGCCGGGTGGTTCATGTCGAGGCTGTCATGAGACCTTTTCAGGCGGGTACGGCTTCGAGCGGAGCGAGAATTGCCGCCGGCTCAACGGTTGAGGAGGCCATGCGACTGCTGACATCCTCGCCGGACGGCGATGTCGTCGTGACCTCGGCGACAGGAGACGCAGTTGGATTGATCAACCTGCGTGAACTCGCTGGCGCCATGGTCAATTCGCACACCTTTGCTCCTCCCGCGGTCGCGGCGCAGTGA
- a CDS encoding glycosyltransferase has translation MESGLGSFAIMAEARRRLLAMAVDWAEQGRASAQGADLLIGNGMVYYLAASLGERLGVPVVESQLMPTLPSHTSPPLPLPQWMYRLSGFANKALGHAARLLVWKTLKPAYNEIVRPALGLPPYPRFAPFQDKFLNHPRLFGFSPTLIEPSASWPEQTRVTGPWYLESTDTWRPSEALMQFLESGPPPIYVGFGSMMHHDAAGFTDTLLGAVKMTGKRAVLATGWGGLSEKADFDSSTVFALERAPHDWLLPRMALAVQHGGAGTTAAARAGIPSVVTPVFGDQPFWAARLEHLGVAPRALPREKLTATSLASAILDADAPHMCEAARKLGEKLRAEQGVESAIDALRAWGLLSPSTTAAQTATGSNPPD, from the coding sequence ATGGAGAGCGGACTTGGCTCGTTCGCGATCATGGCGGAAGCCCGCCGCAGGTTGCTGGCCATGGCCGTCGACTGGGCCGAACAGGGTCGCGCCTCCGCGCAAGGCGCCGACCTGCTGATCGGCAACGGCATGGTCTATTATCTGGCGGCATCATTGGGGGAGCGCCTTGGAGTGCCGGTCGTCGAAAGCCAGTTGATGCCGACGCTGCCGTCTCACACGTCTCCGCCTTTACCCTTGCCGCAATGGATGTACCGCCTCTCCGGTTTTGCCAACAAGGCGCTCGGCCATGCGGCCCGTCTTCTGGTCTGGAAGACCCTGAAGCCCGCCTATAACGAGATCGTCAGGCCCGCTCTGGGTCTGCCGCCCTACCCGCGCTTTGCGCCCTTTCAGGATAAATTTCTCAACCATCCGCGCCTTTTCGGCTTCAGCCCGACACTGATCGAACCTTCGGCAAGCTGGCCCGAACAAACCCGCGTGACCGGACCGTGGTATCTGGAAAGCACGGATACATGGCGGCCATCCGAAGCTCTGATGCAGTTTCTGGAGAGCGGGCCGCCGCCCATTTACGTCGGCTTCGGCAGCATGATGCATCATGATGCGGCGGGATTTACCGATACGTTACTCGGCGCGGTCAAGATGACCGGCAAACGCGCCGTCCTGGCGACAGGATGGGGAGGCTTGAGCGAAAAGGCGGACTTCGATAGCAGCACGGTTTTCGCCCTTGAGCGTGCCCCGCATGACTGGCTCCTGCCGCGCATGGCCCTGGCCGTGCAGCATGGCGGCGCGGGAACGACAGCCGCCGCCAGAGCCGGCATCCCTTCGGTCGTCACACCCGTTTTTGGCGACCAGCCCTTCTGGGCCGCGAGGCTCGAACATCTGGGCGTCGCCCCCAGAGCGTTGCCGAGAGAAAAATTGACCGCCACTTCGCTCGCCTCGGCAATTTTGGACGCCGATGCACCACACATGTGTGAGGCGGCGAGAAAGCTCGGCGAGAAACTGAGGGCAGAGCAAGGCGTTGAAAGCGCCATCGATGCGCTGCGTGCCTGGGGCCTGCTGTCGCCTTCCACCACGGCGGCCCAAACAGCAACAGGCTCAAATCCGCCTGATTGA
- a CDS encoding cold-shock protein gives MPTGTVKFFNEDKGFGFITPENGGTDVFVHVSALQRGGSLREGEKVSYELGQDRKTGKSKAENVSVL, from the coding sequence ATGCCGACTGGTACTGTTAAATTTTTCAATGAGGACAAGGGATTTGGCTTCATTACCCCCGAGAATGGTGGAACGGATGTGTTCGTTCACGTTTCCGCTCTGCAGCGGGGCGGTTCGCTTAGAGAAGGTGAAAAGGTAAGCTACGAACTGGGCCAAGATCGCAAGACTGGAAAGTCGAAGGCCGAAAACGTCAGCGTGCTCTAA
- a CDS encoding carbohydrate ABC transporter permease has protein sequence MSSAKERRARRKLWGGISYHSVGFIIVIVFFAPFAIALLSSFRHGTEASLPPLPPWPTTGFSLDAYRSLDGFGAGVLQHTLNSLFVSVATVVLTVMVSLLAGYGFSRYQFPFKNVFFVLIIATLMIPFQSILTPLFIMLAKLGLNNSLIGLTLVYVTLQLPFSVFMMRNAFDAVPKEIEEAARIDGARDLKLLFRVLLPLVLPGVATVAIFAFLNAWNEFLAALILLSSSEKFTLPVLMIAVRTGRLGAVNWGAVQAGIAVMTIPCVIVFLLLQRYYMRGLMAGAVK, from the coding sequence ATGAGCTCGGCAAAGGAACGTCGTGCACGGCGGAAATTATGGGGTGGCATCAGCTATCACAGCGTCGGCTTCATCATCGTCATCGTCTTCTTTGCACCCTTCGCAATCGCGCTGCTGTCGTCATTCCGGCACGGCACGGAGGCGAGCCTGCCGCCATTGCCGCCGTGGCCGACAACGGGCTTCAGCCTCGACGCTTATCGTTCTCTCGATGGCTTCGGTGCCGGCGTGTTGCAGCACACGCTGAACTCGCTTTTCGTCTCGGTGGCGACGGTCGTCCTCACGGTCATGGTCAGCCTGCTCGCCGGCTACGGCTTCTCGCGCTACCAGTTTCCGTTCAAGAACGTCTTCTTCGTCCTGATCATCGCGACGCTGATGATCCCGTTCCAATCCATCCTGACGCCGCTTTTCATCATGCTGGCGAAGCTCGGCCTCAATAATTCGCTCATCGGGCTGACGCTTGTCTATGTCACCCTGCAACTGCCCTTCTCGGTCTTCATGATGCGCAACGCCTTCGACGCGGTGCCAAAGGAAATCGAGGAGGCCGCCCGCATCGACGGGGCGCGGGACTTAAAGCTGCTGTTCCGTGTGCTGCTGCCTCTGGTGCTCCCCGGCGTGGCGACCGTTGCGATCTTCGCCTTTCTCAACGCCTGGAACGAATTTTTGGCGGCGCTGATCCTGCTCTCCAGCAGCGAGAAATTCACCCTGCCGGTACTGATGATCGCCGTCAGGACCGGACGGCTCGGCGCCGTCAACTGGGGTGCGGTCCAGGCCGGCATCGCCGTCATGACCATCCCCTGCGTCATCGTCTTCCTGCTTCTTCAACGCTACTACATGCGCGGCCTGATGGCCGGCGCGGTGAAATAA
- a CDS encoding ABC transporter permease — protein MEWFYKFPHMDDDALRNLKKAIDDGFRCFTRAYGDTIESLFSPLQRFLIAADRFMTQTPWPIITLIILVIAWFATRSLKIVSGCLVILLLIGYFDMWDDTMRTVSMIFVCTILSIAIGIPIGILMARSNTVQRIINPILDVMQTMPSFVYLIPVVMLLGIGKVPGLIAVVIYAIPPMIRLTDLGIRLVDKDVLEAADAFGTSNAQKLFKVQLPLALPTIMAGINQTIMMALAMVVVASMIGVQGLGQPVLKAIANQYFTLGMFNGLAIVGIAVIFDRVSQAYGKRLQKHREIVHG, from the coding sequence ATGGAATGGTTTTATAAATTTCCGCACATGGACGATGACGCTCTGCGGAACCTGAAGAAGGCGATAGACGACGGCTTTCGCTGCTTCACGCGCGCCTATGGCGATACAATCGAAAGCCTGTTTTCGCCGCTGCAACGCTTTCTGATTGCCGCCGATCGCTTCATGACGCAGACGCCGTGGCCAATCATTACCCTGATCATTCTTGTCATCGCCTGGTTTGCGACGCGCAGCCTGAAGATCGTTTCCGGCTGTCTCGTCATTCTGCTGCTGATCGGCTATTTCGATATGTGGGACGACACCATGCGGACGGTCTCGATGATCTTCGTCTGCACCATCCTGTCGATCGCCATCGGCATTCCGATCGGAATCCTGATGGCACGCTCCAACACGGTTCAAAGGATCATCAATCCTATCCTCGACGTGATGCAGACCATGCCGAGCTTCGTTTACCTGATCCCCGTGGTTATGCTGCTCGGGATCGGTAAAGTGCCCGGCCTGATTGCCGTCGTCATCTATGCCATCCCGCCCATGATCAGATTGACAGACCTCGGCATCCGTCTCGTCGACAAGGACGTGCTGGAAGCGGCGGACGCGTTTGGAACTTCGAACGCACAAAAGCTCTTCAAGGTCCAGCTTCCGCTCGCCTTGCCCACGATCATGGCCGGCATCAATCAGACCATCATGATGGCGCTTGCCATGGTCGTCGTCGCCTCGATGATCGGTGTGCAGGGCCTCGGCCAGCCCGTTCTGAAGGCGATCGCCAACCAGTACTTTACATTGGGAATGTTCAACGGCCTTGCCATCGTCGGCATCGCCGTCATCTTCGACCGGGTCAGCCAAGCCTATGGCAAGAGGCTCCAGAAGCATCGGGAGATCGTCCATGGCTGA
- a CDS encoding LacI family DNA-binding transcriptional regulator: protein MENQRGRSGRTTIHDVAAAAGVSISTASKALNNTGRMGGETRERVKRVATEIGFRPNALAKGLLSNRSFTIGLLTNDTYGRFTLPVMAGITEALVDHGVSVFLCTIEDDPALGKVHVDAMLDKHVDGIIASGKRIDRRLPVDLSNLPVPVVYAFTEGTPDSVTFCADDFQGATLAVEWLIGLGRRRIAHITGPDSFVSVRERAKAYRDLVGDALPVMYGEWSEAWGHEAVAKLWNTPGPKPDGIFCGNDQIARAVVDALRERGVFVPTDVSVVGFDNWEIVAAQTRPPLTTVDMNLKALGREAGLTVLALAEGRAVEPGMRTLPCELIVRQS from the coding sequence CTGGAAAATCAGCGTGGCAGAAGCGGGCGGACGACGATTCACGATGTTGCCGCTGCCGCGGGTGTGAGCATTTCGACGGCATCGAAGGCATTGAACAATACCGGTCGAATGGGCGGTGAGACGCGTGAGCGGGTCAAGCGGGTTGCGACCGAGATCGGTTTTCGGCCGAACGCCTTGGCCAAGGGGCTGCTCAGCAATCGCAGCTTTACCATCGGTCTTCTGACCAACGATACCTATGGCCGTTTTACCCTCCCGGTGATGGCAGGCATTACGGAAGCGCTCGTGGATCACGGTGTCTCGGTGTTTCTCTGTACGATCGAAGACGATCCTGCGCTCGGAAAGGTTCATGTGGACGCCATGCTCGACAAGCACGTCGATGGCATCATCGCCTCGGGAAAGAGGATCGACCGCCGGCTGCCGGTGGATCTGTCCAACCTGCCCGTGCCGGTGGTCTACGCCTTCACCGAAGGAACGCCCGACAGCGTCACCTTCTGCGCCGACGATTTTCAGGGGGCAACGCTTGCCGTCGAATGGCTGATAGGTCTCGGCCGCCGACGGATCGCCCATATCACTGGTCCCGACAGTTTCGTCTCGGTGCGCGAGCGCGCTAAGGCCTATCGGGATCTCGTCGGCGACGCATTACCGGTGATGTATGGCGAATGGTCCGAAGCCTGGGGGCACGAAGCCGTTGCCAAGCTGTGGAACACGCCCGGACCGAAACCGGACGGGATCTTCTGTGGCAACGACCAGATCGCGCGAGCGGTCGTGGATGCGCTGCGCGAGCGTGGCGTTTTTGTGCCGACCGATGTGTCCGTGGTTGGTTTCGACAATTGGGAGATTGTCGCCGCCCAAACCCGGCCGCCGCTGACGACGGTGGATATGAATCTCAAGGCGCTCGGGCGGGAAGCCGGGCTGACGGTTCTGGCGTTGGCGGAAGGACGCGCCGTTGAACCGGGGATGAGGACATTGCCCTGCGAACTGATCGTGCGGCAGTCGTGA
- a CDS encoding LysR substrate-binding domain-containing protein, which translates to MHFRRRLPSLTALLTLEAVLRRKSFTVAAGELGVTQAAVSRQIATLEEELGQPLFLRKHRAIEPTATCLTLGATLAQSFANIAESIEAIKLSAQDVVTIGATVAFSSFWLLPRLADFRRLNPGIQVRVVSQDNRIDLDGGEIDIVIRYGLPPFSDGTVIASQGDIIMPVCSPDYLKNRVAGPLSPADEFIETEVPDRSWVSWGRWLGERGTAFDVKPSLRFNHYTEAIAAARAGQGVALGWGVLVRTFLNDGTLVPLDEAEFAAEGRYNVLLPLKGRGTLARDRAAAWLTAALHG; encoded by the coding sequence ATGCATTTCCGGAGACGGCTTCCATCGCTAACGGCCTTGCTCACCTTGGAGGCCGTCCTTCGAAGGAAAAGCTTCACCGTGGCCGCAGGCGAACTCGGCGTCACCCAGGCAGCCGTGAGCCGGCAGATCGCGACGCTGGAGGAGGAACTTGGTCAGCCATTATTCCTGCGCAAGCATCGTGCGATCGAGCCTACGGCGACTTGCCTGACGCTGGGGGCGACGTTGGCTCAGAGCTTCGCGAACATCGCCGAGAGCATCGAAGCGATCAAATTGTCCGCTCAGGATGTCGTAACCATCGGAGCGACCGTGGCGTTTTCGTCATTCTGGCTACTGCCACGACTGGCAGACTTTCGCCGCCTCAATCCGGGTATTCAGGTGCGTGTCGTCTCGCAGGATAACAGGATCGACCTCGACGGCGGTGAGATCGATATCGTCATTCGCTATGGTCTGCCGCCCTTCAGCGATGGAACCGTCATTGCCTCCCAAGGCGATATCATCATGCCTGTCTGCTCTCCCGACTACCTGAAAAACCGAGTGGCGGGTCCGCTATCGCCCGCGGACGAGTTCATCGAGACGGAGGTTCCCGATCGGTCGTGGGTTTCCTGGGGGCGGTGGCTTGGAGAAAGAGGAACGGCCTTCGACGTCAAGCCGTCACTTCGGTTCAATCATTATACGGAGGCGATCGCCGCCGCACGCGCCGGACAAGGGGTCGCGCTTGGCTGGGGAGTCCTGGTCCGCACATTCCTGAATGATGGGACACTCGTGCCGCTTGATGAAGCAGAGTTTGCGGCGGAAGGCCGTTACAACGTTCTGCTGCCGCTGAAGGGAAGGGGTACGCTTGCACGCGACCGGGCTGCGGCGTGGCTCACCGCAGCGTTACACGGTTGA
- a CDS encoding ABC transporter substrate-binding protein, which produces MMKRLLAATGLISLCLMTSASAAENISMWVRSGIGDSFKKVVEAYNAGHDDKVTLTEVPFSELVQKYATAIAGGQAPDALSMDLIYTPAFAAAGQLEDLTDWAKALPYFNSLSPSHVKLGTYDGHVYGLPLSVETSVFAWNKDLYKKAGLDPDKAPTTWDEIEKNAEKIRALGGDNYGFYFSGGGCGGCMIFTFTPLVWGAGADILSADGKKATLDTPQMRKAVDIYRSMVKKDLVPAGAASDTGANFLSISNGRIGQQTIGAFSIGTLITQYPDIHFGVTLIPGVDGTPSSFAGGDNFVISKGTKKLDAVKKFLEYTYSLEGQKIMAKYGSLPTRGDIADQVLQGLDPRMQVGLKAISVAKTPYTLQFNDLINSANGPWAGFTNAAIFGTDVDTAFSNAQAEMQSIIDNAQ; this is translated from the coding sequence ATGATGAAGCGACTTCTGGCCGCGACAGGCCTCATATCCTTATGCTTGATGACAAGTGCGTCAGCCGCCGAAAACATCTCGATGTGGGTGCGTTCCGGCATCGGCGATTCCTTCAAGAAGGTCGTCGAGGCCTATAATGCCGGCCACGACGATAAGGTTACCCTCACCGAGGTGCCCTTCTCCGAACTCGTGCAGAAATACGCGACCGCAATCGCCGGCGGCCAGGCCCCCGACGCACTGTCGATGGACCTAATTTACACCCCGGCCTTTGCCGCTGCGGGCCAGCTCGAAGACCTGACGGACTGGGCGAAAGCCCTGCCCTATTTCAACTCGCTTTCGCCGTCGCATGTGAAGCTCGGCACCTATGACGGCCACGTTTACGGCCTACCGCTTTCCGTCGAGACCTCGGTCTTTGCCTGGAACAAGGATCTCTACAAGAAGGCTGGCCTCGACCCGGACAAGGCGCCGACGACCTGGGACGAGATCGAGAAGAATGCCGAAAAGATCCGGGCGCTCGGCGGCGATAACTACGGCTTCTATTTCTCCGGCGGCGGCTGCGGCGGCTGCATGATCTTCACCTTCACACCGCTCGTCTGGGGTGCTGGCGCTGATATTCTTTCCGCGGACGGCAAGAAAGCGACGCTGGATACGCCGCAGATGCGCAAGGCGGTCGATATCTACCGCAGCATGGTCAAGAAGGATCTGGTTCCCGCAGGTGCTGCCAGCGATACCGGCGCCAACTTCCTCAGCATCAGCAACGGCAGGATCGGCCAGCAAACCATCGGCGCCTTCTCGATCGGCACGCTGATCACGCAATATCCCGATATCCATTTCGGCGTGACCCTGATCCCCGGCGTGGATGGAACCCCATCCTCCTTTGCCGGCGGCGATAATTTCGTCATCTCCAAGGGCACGAAGAAGCTCGATGCGGTGAAGAAATTCCTCGAATATACCTATTCGCTGGAAGGTCAGAAGATCATGGCGAAATATGGCAGCTTGCCGACGCGCGGCGATATTGCGGATCAGGTGCTTCAGGGCCTTGATCCGCGCATGCAGGTGGGCCTGAAGGCCATCTCCGTTGCCAAGACGCCCTATACGCTGCAGTTCAACGATCTGATCAACAGCGCCAACGGGCCATGGGCCGGCTTCACCAACGCCGCGATCTTCGGCACGGATGTCGACACTGCCTTTTCCAATGCCCAGGCGGAAATGCAGTCAATCATCGACAACGCCCAGTAA
- a CDS encoding carbohydrate ABC transporter permease, translating to MASPGAIGAVRRRTRRRRASWHGFLYIAPAMALVIVFFIVPVLFTGWMSLHNWPLLGNPRWIGFGNYTRMLSDIRFMAALRFTAYYTVIVTIAIFAVAFPLALYVEKQRPFVSFYRTIIFLPVVVGLATASLLWVWLANVDSGFFSPVAQTLGLVDKKPNLLADFDMAFATIVVMVVWKIAGFTMIILLTGLQAIPSELTEAARIDGARRWQRFRFLTLPLMRKTIALALIISVTGSVLAFDQFYIMTSGGPQNRMISVVYYIFNQSFVSFNLGYGAALSIVLLVILVLISIVQLWLLRVGEDRP from the coding sequence ATGGCTAGCCCTGGAGCTATCGGAGCAGTGCGGCGTCGCACACGGCGGCGACGTGCCAGCTGGCACGGATTTCTCTACATCGCGCCGGCCATGGCGCTCGTCATCGTCTTCTTCATCGTACCGGTCCTCTTCACCGGCTGGATGAGCCTGCACAACTGGCCATTGCTCGGCAATCCGCGCTGGATCGGCTTCGGCAATTATACGAGGATGCTATCGGATATCCGCTTCATGGCGGCCCTGCGTTTCACCGCCTATTACACGGTGATCGTCACCATCGCCATATTCGCCGTCGCCTTTCCCCTAGCACTCTACGTCGAAAAGCAGCGGCCTTTTGTCAGCTTCTATCGCACCATCATCTTCCTGCCCGTTGTCGTCGGTCTGGCGACCGCTTCGCTGCTCTGGGTCTGGCTTGCCAATGTCGACAGCGGCTTTTTCTCGCCAGTGGCGCAGACGCTTGGCCTAGTCGACAAAAAGCCGAACTTGCTGGCAGATTTCGACATGGCCTTTGCCACCATCGTCGTCATGGTGGTCTGGAAGATCGCCGGCTTCACGATGATCATCCTTTTGACCGGTCTACAGGCGATCCCGTCCGAGCTGACGGAGGCTGCCCGCATCGATGGCGCCAGGCGCTGGCAGCGCTTCCGTTTCCTGACCCTGCCGCTGATGCGCAAGACCATTGCGCTTGCCCTGATTATCTCGGTTACCGGCTCGGTGCTCGCCTTCGACCAGTTCTACATCATGACCAGCGGCGGACCGCAGAACCGGATGATCTCGGTGGTTTATTACATCTTCAACCAATCCTTCGTGTCCTTCAATCTCGGCTATGGCGCGGCACTGTCGATCGTCCTCCTTGTCATTCTCGTGCTGATCAGCATCGTTCAGCTCTGGCTGCTGCGCGTCGGGGAGGACCGTCCATGA